One Brassica napus cultivar Da-Ae chromosome A5, Da-Ae, whole genome shotgun sequence DNA window includes the following coding sequences:
- the LOC106406648 gene encoding uncharacterized protein LOC106406648: MQAVRRIPSGEGAEMRGRSETNRVRRKSHGSSLRVRQPCTCSGRPGSAKCVRHGFLVPSDEKLMRKASDGSREVLRRALTPPIRRMNLRWLNFRPTPSRLCKMSSV, encoded by the coding sequence ATGCAGGCTGTGAGAAGGATCCCATCAGGAGAAGGTGCAGAGATGCGTGGAAGATCCGAGACGAACCGGGTCAGACGTAAGAGTCACGGGTCAAGTCTGAGAGTTCGACAGCCTTGCACGTGTTCAGGACGGCCTGGCTCTGCCAAGTGCGTGCGTCACGGGTTTTTGGTGCCAAGCGATGAGAAGCTTATGCGGAAGGCGAGTGATGGAAGCAGAGAGGTGTTGAGGAGAGCTTTAACGCCTCCGATCCGGCGGATGAATCTCCGGTGGTTGAATTTCCGGCCAACACCTAGCCGACTCTGTAAAATGTCTTCCGTTTga
- the LOC106406249 gene encoding peptidyl-prolyl cis-trans isomerase CYP37, chloroplastic isoform X2, which produces MKTIQASLEDISYLLRIPQRKPYGTMESNVKKALKVAIDDKDSILASIPADLRDKGSELYASLVDGKGGLQALIESIRYQDPDKVSIRLASSLDTVAEMELLQASGLSFLLPQQYLNYPRLAGRGTVEITIEKPDGSTFQAEAGGDQRKSATIQVVIDGYSAPLTAGNFAKLVTSGAYDGTKLNTVNQAVITEDGSGKVDSVSVPLEVMPSGQFEPLYRTPLSVQDGELPVLPLSVYGAVAMAHSENSEEYSSPYQFFFYLYDKRNSGLGGLSFDEGQFSVFGYTTAGRDILGQIKTGDIIKSAKLIEGQDRLILPAQNNSSST; this is translated from the exons ATGAAGACTATACAG GCTTCGTTGGAAGATATATCGTATCTTCTTAGGATCCCTCAAAGAAAGCCTTATGGTACCATGGAGAGCAATGTGAAGAAGGCTCTAAAG GTGGCTATAGACGATAAAGATTCAATATTGGCTAGTATACCAGCAGACTTGAGAGACAAGGGCTCAGAGCTGTATGCATCTCTGGTTGACGGCAAG GGTGGACTTCAAGCACTTATAGAATCAATTAGGTATCAAGATCCTGATAAAGTGTCCATTCGCCTGGCATCATCACTAGACACTGTTGCGGAGATGGAGTTATTACAA GCATCTGGCTTGTCATTTTTGCTTCCTCAGCAATACTTGAACTACCCTAG GTTAGCAGGAAGAGGCACTGTGGAAATCACTATTGAGAAACCTGATGGTTCCACATTTCAAGCAGAAGCTGGGGGAGATCAAAGAAAGAGTGCTACAATCCAG GTTGTTATAGATGGTTATTCAGCTCCCTTAACGGCAGGGAATTTCGCTAAACTG GTAACCAGTGGTGCATATGATGGAACCAAACTCAATACGGTGAACCAAGCTGTTATTACAGAAGATGGGAGTGGTAAGGTGGATAGTGTTAGTGTTCCCTTGGAAGTAATGCCTTCTGGACAGTTCGAACCTCTCTACAGAACTCCATTGAGTGTCCAG GATGGAGAGCTACCAGTTCTTCCTTTATCAGTTTATGGAGCTGTTGCAATGGCCCACAGCGAAAACTCAGAGGAATACTCTTCTCCTtaccaattcttcttctacctaTACGATAAAAGAAAC TCTGGCTTAGGAGGCTTATCATTTGATGAAGGGCAGTTCTCGGTTTTCGG GTACACAACAGCAGGAAGAGATATTCTTGGGCAGATCAAGACAGGAGATATCATCAAATCTGCTAAACTAATCGAAGGCCAAGATCGTCTTATTTTGCCTGCTCAGAACAACAGCTCATCCACTTGA
- the LOC111215940 gene encoding uncharacterized protein LOC111215940, producing the protein MKIDVSEAFDSVQWPFLFASLEALGFHEKFVHWIRLCVSTTSFWVQMDIRGITTENQQAILANFPFAAGQLPISQEAAKDFHQVEVKIDVSTSFWHDHWCNLGRLLKLTGTGGHIDLGIPATATVAEAISTHRCRHHRTGLLNKLEDELDKLRLGNHQGYDISLWRSRVDKFKNSFSSKNTWLQIRDDFPLQSWSKVVWFKYATPKQSFHVWTAI; encoded by the exons ATGAAGATAGACGTATCTGAAGCTTTTGATTCAGTACAATGGCCATTCTTGTTCGCTTCTTTAGAGGCACTCGGATTCCATGAGAAATTTGTGCATTGGATTCGCTTATGTGTGTCCACAACATCCTTTTGGGTTCAG ATGGACATAAGAG GCATCACTACAGAGAACCAACAAGCGATTCTAGCCAACTTCCCATTTGCAGCAGGACAACTACCTATAAG tCAAGAAGCAGCGAAGGATTTCCATCAGGTTGAGGTTAAAATTGACGTCTCTACTTCATTTTGGCATGACCATTGGTGTAACTTGGGGAGACTCTTGAAATTGACTGGCACTGGAGGCCACATTGATCTTGGTATTCCTGCAACTGCGACAGTCGCAGAGGCGATCTCAACTCACCGTTGTCGCCATCATCGAACAGGCTTGCTCAACAAATTGGAGGACGAACTGGACAAACTCAGGTTAGGCAATCACCAAGGTTACGACATTTCTTTATGGCGTAGTAGAGTTGACAAGTTCAAGAACTCTTTCTCTTCAAAAAACACTTGGCTTCAGATACGTGATGACTTCCCCTTACAAAGCTGGAGTAAAGTGGTGTGGTTCAAGTACGCAACTCCGAAGCAATCCTTTCATGTCTGGACAGCTATTTGA